A single region of the Zygotorulaspora mrakii chromosome 4, complete sequence genome encodes:
- the SIP1 gene encoding Sip1p (similar to Saccharomyces cerevisiae SIP1 (YDR422C); ancestral locus Anc_5.527), with translation MGNTPASQQGSGSEGPTADLSHKYARLQELEKGRQHSITSQLFPSRKTRHSAVETASRNRKHTLSGPSVFKTNYSMAHSQDNLSGSTESIRDDMAGLTLKKSNDHNAETPSFLSPGPSASTVQPTREDALSVGDLGGHLIPADSVSRSNPDFSSSHRPSVVALMNSLRKDGDTSVISSKATTRSPSMDIYGALSLKSQSNGADKSMDFENILDDGYLQSEDIVLNQSLLQNVLKKDMKRKRSINNGHDSKKSNITTNTSHEARLKVSSTSFSYESLESGALPELKKPKSLSTDEGVLPSFHSTSVRNENQDRSPSFPHPHLGITDFDRIDSFEKKSVEHREGAESLPHSFSSNSFSESERVNVILKFRDQIDNNASKVALISADILSALNYQPSSISGGLPLQYDNHDGCWIVPDLKLPPGIYKLQFLVDGFVRHSNFLPSATDSVGSIVNWFEVLPGYETIEPYREQIDFVTCNGNENNDNIPPHADKAVNDNDNIDESYSGKSTDRTSQHTLIAQPVPARVARPVLAGRHTSSYFKQDRTGTPYSDYKGISRTSSAVRKSPPGHQTVSSFDLLTALQPKKYEYSSEIPELFKAGNMLGQSDENTLQQPTAPPLYELSSTTSNILDCDQDTLFAKLQQGGLLDAETAEQEFLEQYVVPDLPIYLNSTYLNKIFSEFQNNSYNGVADGINHIIPHVNLNHLLTSSIRDEMISVGCTTRYEGKFITQVIYAPCYYASHPTE, from the coding sequence atggGTAACACTCCGGCATCACAGCAGGGTTCGGGCTCAGAGGGTCCCACAGCAGACTTGTCTCATAAGTATGCTAGATTGCAAGAATTGGAGAAGGGTCGCCAACATAGTATAACTTCCCAATTATTCCCAAGCCGAAAAACAAGGCATTCAGCAGTCGAAACTGCTAGTAGAAATCGTAAGCATACGCTTTCTGGTCCCTCGgtattcaaaacaaattatTCAATGGCACATTCGCAGGACAATTTGTCAGGTTCTACAGAATCTATTAGGGATGATATGGCAGGACTTACATTAAAGAAGTCAAATGACCATAATGCAGAGACACCATCTTTTCTAAGTCCCGGGCCATCCGCTTCAACCGTTCAGCCAACAAGGGAGGACGCCCTATCGGTCGGTGACTTGGGGGGACATTTAATTCCAGCAGATTCCGTAAGTCGAAGCAATccagatttttcaagttcgCATCGTCCTAGTGTTGTGGCATTGATGAACTCACTTCGCAAAGATGGGGACACATCGGTTATCTCTTCAAAGGCAACAACAAGATCGCCATCAATGGATATTTACGGAGCGCTAAGTTTAAAATCACAGTCAAATGGAGCTGATAAATCAATGGATTTCGAAAATATTCTTGATGATGGCTATTTGCAAAGTGAAGATATTGTTTTAAATCAGTCACTTTTACAAAACGTCctgaaaaaagatatgaaaaggaaaagatcaaTTAACAATGGACATGATTCGAAAAAATCTAATATCACCACAAATACAAGTCACGAAGCGAGATTGAAGGTGAGCAgtacttctttctcttaTGAAAGTTTGGAAAGTGGAGCATTACCAGAACTGAAAAAACCGAAGTCGCTAAGCACCGATGAAGGGGTTTTACCCTCGTTTCATTCAACTTCCGTAAGGAACGAAAATCAAGACCGGTCCccttcttttcctcatcctcatcttGGCATAACTGATTTTGACCGAATTGactcttttgagaaaaaatctGTTGAGCATAGAGAAGGTGCAGAAAGTTTACCtcactctttttcttccaattctttcagTGAGTCGGAGAGAGTAAATGTAATTCTGAAATTCAGAGATCAAATAGACAACAATGCCTCCAAAGTTGCACTTATTAGTGCTGATATTCTTTCGGCCCTAAACTACCAACCTTCGTCAATATCTGGTGGTTTGCCATTGCAATATGATAACCATGATGGGTGTTGGATTGTTCCTGACTTAAAGCTACCCCCTGGAATCTACAAACTCCAATTTTTGGTTGATGGTTTCGTTAGacattcaaatttcttgCCCAGTGCGACAGACTCTGTCGGAAGCATAGTTAACTGGTTTGAAGTGCTTCCTGGGTATGAGACCATTGAACCGTACAGAGAACAAATAGATTTTGTTACCTGCAACGGAAAcgaaaataatgataatatcCCCCCACATGCTGACAAAGCTGttaatgataatgataatattgATGAGAGTTATAGCGGTAAAAGCACTGATCGTACAAGTCAACACACTTTAATTGCACAACCTGTGCCTGCAAGAGTTGCGCGACCTGTACTTGCAGGACGTCATACGTCGTCGTACTTCAAACAAGACCGTACAGGAACACCATATTCAGATTATAAAGGTATCAGCAGGACAAGTTCTGCTGTGAGAAAATCACCTCCTGGACATCAGACTGTAAGTAGTTTCGATCTTTTAACCGCCTTGCAACCGAAAAAGTATGAATACTCTTCAGAAATACCCGAACTTTTTAAAGCTGGTAATATGTTAGGACAAAGTGACGAAAATACTTTACAACAACCCACTGCTCCGCCACTATATGAACTATCAAGCACCACAAGTAACATTCTAGATTGTGATCAAGACACTTTATTCGCAAAATTGCAACAAGGTGGATTACTAGATGCAGAAACTGCAGAGcaagaatttttggaacAATACGTTGTTCCAGATTTACCCATCTACCTAAATTCAACCTATTTGAATAAGATATTTTCCGAATTTCAGAACAACTCATATAATGGTGTTGCGGATGGAATAAACCATATAATACCACATGTCAACCTGAATCATTTGTTGACAAGTAGTATAAGGGATGAGATGATCAGTGTAGGCTGTACAACTCGTTATGAGGGTAAATTTATTACCCAAGTGATATATGCACCTTGTTATTATGCCAGTCATCCAACAGAGTAG
- a CDS encoding uncharacterized protein (similar to Saccharomyces cerevisiae YAP1 (YML007W) and CAD1 (YDR423C); ancestral locus Anc_5.528), whose amino-acid sequence MSTTTAKRPLDLGSASADSSESAGSNEHESHEYLEQENESEEPRRKGGNPGRKLLDDEAKNKRTAQNRAAQRAFRERKERKMKELEDKVHSLEQVNQQSAVETEFLRSQLMTLMGELKRYRPVSTNDSQVLAYLSKNDGSRLQGLKDEDGNVNKKMDFTFAFPWKDKSDRSESRSRDQVPSPGSSSSNSASQTLSKRKMSETTPDTLTNSIGANNNNSNYSHINNSVNNNNTPSSTTTTSGWMDNVFYSDDAQRLPSFPNNAGTATPGTTLSVTDPLGQDSVLFSNHFNFEDEFDEQVSKFCSKMNEACGTKECPIPKQAPKASPMVLSNTWDANISPGDDVSGAGSGVGISHENESSNDDNVKNNDSKSTDNRYKLPQDSFDLGSEGNVSKYNAPANASSAPSAPSALSAPSAPSLSTSISSSSISNERPLNILNNDSINNFIIGNDNESVERRTSNNEQRQQHQQEQQHKQKNGIFPFLDTSLAFPNESEQNLIFRDNQDSSLLAELLEETAENNDFETNLINEEPIEFPFKQNANDVDNVVPARDGKLLKCSEVWDRITSHPKYASIDIDVLCVELMAKAKCSERGVVVQAEHVQKALDKQAAVDKDFF is encoded by the coding sequence ATGAGTACAACGACAGCTAAAAGGCCCCTGGATTTGGGCAGTGCGAGCGCAGACAGCTCGGAGAGTGCGGGCTCCAACGAGCACGAGTCGCATGAGTATCTGGAGCAGGAGAACGAGAGCGAGGAGCCCAGGAGAAAGGGGGGCAACCCGGGGAGAAAGCTGCTGGACGATGAGGCCAAGAACAAGAGAACGGCGCAGAATAGAGCAGCTCAGAGGGCGTTCCGGGAACGCAAAGAGAGGAAAATGAAGGAGCTGGAAGACAAAGTACACAGCCTCGAACAGGTGAACCAGCAGAGTGCAGTTGAAACGGAGTTTCTGAGGTCGCAGCTCATGACTTTGATGGGGGAGTTGAAGAGGTACCGGCCCGTCAGCACAAACGACTCGCAGGTGCTTGCGTATCTGTCGAAGAACGATGGTTCGAGGCTTCAGGGGCTCAAGGACGAGGATGGGAACGTGAACAAGAAAATGGACTTCACGTTCGCCTTCCCGTGGAAGGACAAAAGTGACAGGAGCGAATCGCGGTCACGCGACCAGGTGCCATCCCCGGGCTCGTCCTCTTCGAACTCAGCGTCGCAGACGCTGTccaagaggaagatgagcGAAACGACGCCGGACACTTTGACCAACAGCATTGGCGcaaacaacaataacagTAACTATAGCCACATCAACAATAGtgtcaacaacaacaatacACCAAGCTCTACGACCACCACATCTGGTTGGATGGACAACGTTTTTTATTCGGATGATGCACAGAGATTACCCTCTTTTCCTAATAATGCCGGCACAGCAACTCCGGGAACAACGCTGTCTGTGACTGATCCTCTTGGGCAGGATAGTGTCCTGTTTTCGAAtcatttcaattttgagGATGAGTTTGACGAGcaagtttcaaaattctgttcaaaaatgaatgaagCTTGCGGGACGAAAGAGTGTCCAATACCCAAACAAGCTCCAAAAGCGAGTCCTATGGTGCTATCTAATACGTGGGACGCAAACATTAGCCCAGGTGATGATGTTAGCGGTGCTGGTTCTGGGGTTGGTATTAGCCACGAGAACGAGAGCAGTAATGATGACAACgttaaaaataatgattcCAAAAGCACGGACAATAGATACAAGCTTCCGCAAGATTCCTTTGACCTCGGATCTGAAGGCAACGTTTCAAAGTATAACGCACCAGCAAATGCATCAAGTGCCCCAAGTGCTCCAAGCGCTCTGAGTGCTCCAAGTGCACCAAGTCTATCAACATCGATATCGTCATCATCTATATCCAATGAAAGGCCTCtaaacattttgaataacGACTCCATCAATAACTTCATAATAGGGAATGACAATGAGTCGGTAGAACGACGGACTTCCAACAACGAACAACGACAGCAACATCAACAAGAACAACAGCACAAGCAAAAGAATGGCATTTTCCCATTTTTAGATACTTCACTTGCATTTCCAAATGAAAGCGAGCAAAATCTAATATTCAGAGATAATCAAGATAGTAGTCTTCTAGCCGAATTATTGGAAGAAACGGCTGAAAATAACGATTTTGAAACGAATTTAATCAATGAGGAACCTATAGAATTTCCGTTCAAGCAAAATGCAAATGATGTTGATAATGTAGTTCCAGCAAGGGATGGGAAGTTATTAAAATGTTCTGAAGTTTGGGATCGCATCACTTCTCACCCAAAATATGCGTCAATTGATATCGATGTTTTATGTGTCGAGTTAATGGCAAAGGCGAAATGTTCTGAAAGAGGTGTAGTGGTGCAGGCAGAACATGTTCAAAAGGCTTTGGATAAACAAGCAGCTGTGGATAAagatttcttttga
- the ERG6 gene encoding sterol 24-C-methyltransferase (similar to Saccharomyces cerevisiae ERG6 (YML008C); ancestral locus Anc_5.529), which produces MSETELRQRQAQFTKELHGDDIGSKSGFKAFISKNKSAQKSAVDKYLKHWDGKVDKETEDKRLEDYNEGTHSYYNVVTDFYEYGWGSSFHFSRYYKGENFAAACARHEHYLAYQAEIKKGDLVLDVGCGVGGPAREIARFTGCNVIGLNNNDYQIAKAKWYAKKFGLADKLDFVKGDFMKMEFDANTFDKVYAIEATCHAPKLEQVYSEIYKVLKPGGTFAVYEWVMTDKYDENNPEHRKIAYEIELGDGIPKMFTKKVAQDALKNVGFDVLVEDDLAAKDDEIPWYYPLTGEWKYVQNLGDLATFLRTSYLGRKFTSTMVAAMEKVGVAPEGSSKVTNALEEAAVGLVAGGRAKLFTPMMLFVAKKPLDTK; this is translated from the coding sequence ATGTCGGAAACAGAATTGAGGCAGAGACAAGCACAGTTCACTAAGGAGCTGCATGGAGACGACATTGGGTCGAAGAGCGGGTTCAAGGCGTTCATCTCGAAGAACAAATCTGCGCAGAAGTCTGCGGTGGACAAGTACTTGAAGCATTGGGACGGTAAGGTCGACAAGGAAACAGAGGACAAAAGATTGGAGGACTACAACGAGGGCACGCACTCGTACTATAACGTGGTGACGGACTTCTACGAGTACGGGTGGGGGTCGTCATTCCACTTCAGTCGGTACTACAAGGGAGAGAACTTCGCGGCAGCGTGCGCCAGACACGAGCACTACCTGGCCTACCAGGCAGAAATAAAGAAGGGCGACCTGGTTCTGGATGTGGGGTGCGGTGTCGGTGGACCGGCGCGCGAGATCGCCCGTTTCACAGGCTGCAACGTCATCGGTCTGAACAACAACGATTACCAGATTGCGAAGGCCAAGTGGTACGCCAAGAAGTTCGGGCTGGCTGACAAACTGGACTTTGTCAAGGGCGACTTCATGAAGATGGAGTTCGACGCGAACACCTTCGACAAGGTCTACGCCATCGAGGCCACGTGCCACGCGCCAAAATTGGAACAGGTCTATTCGGAGATCTACAAGGTCCTGAAGCCAGGCGGTACGTTTGCCGTCTACGAGTGGGTCATGACTGACAAGTACGACGAAAACAACCCAGAACACAGGAAAATTGCGTACGAAATCGAGCTTGGTGACGGAATCCCAAAGATGTTCACCAAGAAAGTCGCCCAGGACGCGTTGAAAAACGTCGGTTTCGACGTGCTCGTCGAAGATGATCTAGCTGCAAAGGACGATGAGATCCCATGGTACTACCCGTTGACAGGTGAATGGAAGTACGTGCAGAACCTCGGGGATCTAGCGACTTTCCTGAGGACCTCGTACTTGGGCAGGAAGTTTACGTCCACAATGGTTGCCGCAATGGAGAAAGTCGGTGTCGCTCCCGAAGGATCATCGAAAGTTACCAACGCCTTGGAGGAAGCTGCTGTCGGCCTGGTAGCCGGTGGCAGAGCTAAATTGTTTACGCCAATGATGCTGTTTGTTGCAAAAAAACCATTGGATACTAAATAG
- a CDS encoding uncharacterized protein (ancestral locus Anc_5.530): MTTNSSDNKHIDRPWLRDIPFNSSELRDRLIDQPWKEITLFKSQKEHTDGAAEGSGASGASDFSAEESDSKNEDKGLRYHISGGSATSKGSRGLGKYWAIITTGAGLFSDGYINNSISTVSTCLSTIYGAQYTESRAIQNVSSIAFAGTVIGQLTFGYLADYYSRKMAMLTGTSLLILFSILCAGAWGVGTTGTQAGGLFAAITAYRFFLGIAIGSEYSSSSPAAAEASNMLPSGKRNRYFCWFTNMMIDLGFVVSAFVPLVLLWICGERHLTPVWRITIGLGAIPPISLFFLRLRYRESDAFKATRFRKVMPYWRIIKFYWLRLACVSIIWFLYDFSAYAFGTYSSIIIGIVLGDDASLVQTFGWNVVFNLFYMPGAFSGAISADWFGPRTTLTVGLILQAALGFIMAGALEHLRKHIAGFVVVYGIFMTLGEFSAGDNIGLLASKVFAVPVRGQLYGIAAAVGKVGAFVGSYVFPSIIRNAGGFDTTSGLQAPYWVASSLCIFSALVAYLFLPAVDQDASAEEDRRFLEFLKSTGFDLSELGDDGASASVDYSFESSTGSESLIVKENVEEKNIELN; this comes from the coding sequence ATGACGACAAACTCTAGCGATAACAAGCACATTGACCGCCCGTGGCTGAGAGATATTCCTTTCAACAGCAGTGAGTTGAGGGATCGTCTGATTGATCAGCCCTGGAAGGAGATCactctcttcaaaagtcaGAAGGAGCACACCGATGGGGCTGCCGAGGGCTCCGGAGCAAGCGGTGCCAGTGACTTCTCTGCCGAAGAAAGCGATTCGAAGAACGAGGATAAAGGTTTGAGGTACCACATTTCTGGAGGATCTGCTACATCCAAAGGCTCTCGCGGACTGGGCAAATATTGGGCTATTATAACCACCGGTGCAGGTCTATTTTCTGATGGGTATATCAACAATTCTATCAGTACTGTGTCGACATGCTTGTCGACGATATATGGTGCTCAGTATACGGAATCTAGAGCGATTCAAAACGTTTCCTCGATCGCATTTGCCGGTACCGTTATTGGTCAGTTGACTTTTGGCTACCTGGCAGATTATTACTCACGTAAGATGGCTATGTTAACGGGTACATCGctgttgattttgttttccaTTCTATGTGCAGGTGCATGGGGTGTTGGCACCACGGGCACTCAGGCCGGTGGATTGTTTGCTGCTATTACGGCATATAGATTCTTCCTTGGTATCGCGATTGGCAGTGAGTATAGTAGTAGTTCACCTGCGGCCGCTGAGGCTTCAAACATGCTACCTTCAGGTAAGAGAAACAGATATTTCTGTTGGTTTACGAATATGATGATCGATCTCGGTTTTGTTGTGAGTGCTTTTGTGCCACTTGTCCTACTTTGGATCTGTGGTGAGCGCCATTTGACTCCTGTGTGGAGAATTACCATAGGCCTTGGTGCTATTCCAccaatttctcttttcttcctgAGATTGAGGTACAGGGAAAGCGATGCATTCAAAGCTACCAGATTTAGAAAAGTAATGCCTTATTGGAGAATTATTAAATTTTACTGGTTAAGACTTGCGTGTGTTTCAATCATTTGGTTCTTATACGATTTCTCGGCATACGCCTTTGGTACTTACTCCTCAATCATTATCGGAATTGTTCTAGGTGATGATGCATCACTTGTTCAAACATTTGGTTGGAATGTTGTCTTTAATCTATTCTATATGCCGGGTGCATTTTCAGGGGCAATTTCTGCTGATTGGTTTGGACCTAGAACTACTTTGACAGTGGGTTTAATTTTACAAGCAGCTCTAGGCTTCATCATGGCAGGTGCTCTAGAACATTTGCGTAAACATATCGCAGGgtttgttgttgtttacGGTATCTTTATGACATTAGGTGAATTCTCCGCTGGTGATAATATTGGTCTATTAGCATCAAAGGTTTTTGCAGTTCCGGTTAGAGGTCAACTTTATGGTATTGCAGCCGCGGTCGGCAAAGTTGGTGCATTTGTTGGTAGTTACGTATTTCCATCGATTATTAGAAACGCGGGTGGTTTTGATACAACTTCTGGTTTGCAAGCACCTTATTGGGTAGCATCTTCCTTATGTATCTTCTCAGCTTTGGTCgcatatttatttttaccAGCTGTTGATCAGGATGCAAGTGCGGAAGAAGATCGCAGATTTTTAGAATTCTTAAAGAGCACAGGATTTGATCTATCAGAATTAGGTGACGATGGTGCTTCCGCTTCGGTTGATTATAGTTTTGAGAGCTCGACGGGATCAGAATCCTTGATCGTGAAGGAGAACGtagaggaaaaaaacattgaaTTGAATTAA
- the DYN2 gene encoding dynein light chain (similar to Saccharomyces cerevisiae DYN2 (YDR424C); ancestral locus Anc_5.532): MSSINSKPILKASDISDELKDDIFAISLEATNKFELERDIAGSIKKQLDLKYDTTWHVIVGKNFGSYVTHEKGHFVYFYIGPLAYLVFKTA; the protein is encoded by the exons ATGAGTAGTATAAATTCTAAAC CAATTCTAAAGGCGTCAGATATC AGtgatgaattgaaagaCGATATATTTGCCATTAGTTTGGAGGCCACGaacaaatttgaattaGAGCGTGATATTGCGGGATcgataaaaaaacaattggatttgaaatatgataCTACCTGGCATGTAATTGTTGGTAAGAATTTTGGAAGTTATGTAACCCATGAGAAAGGGCATTTCGTTTATTTTTACATCGGGCCTTTAGCATATTTAGTCTTTAAGACTGCTTAA
- the SNX41 gene encoding Snx41p (similar to Saccharomyces cerevisiae SNX41 (YDR425W); ancestral locus Anc_5.533), whose product MNIFGESEEEDNNPFAGTNHLYASGIAAVADGEDDFIPKGATIYDEINKDNDEGEDIETGSPVDSPINSFTQNTMKHDLKEQEKGMNSFENAAPTTSTKFEPYVSLTMSMAIGSNGQNSAETPDINITEAGDYKDPWGKHAIGYVIQFQGKEVVRRYSEFDTLRQALIRLLPTVIIPPIPSKHPLIKYFLNPLAAENDSKIIDKRKRMLTSFLNNCYAVEEIRNQVVFTKFLNPEYSWPNVLKSPPIAILPVNNLLAPPLNPTKPSPLHLLLPVTKSLSRLDPLAHNGSTLELEKQFAHLEARLKKFRLHLDPSHKIIKQHRLHFHNLGSLFAELGAYYNAFSLQANVISNEDTVKAIKMLSNAIEKIGHGFDVNYVCSEILIENLLNSLEEPIGEILHFLEDAQRVITFRKLKRLQFQIIEQTIQKRELRIKNLKEAQFQMKRLQEALQRNAQESPTIAEAIKHIEKKMSLSPTDDVPKQLQESELRPQEEQPRIEEISGEAPPDRDQISISNRRTTTRKKNRRSGELEPHLLTEHERQQEIQKLFKEIEKLNECFKLINKDMEDVNKSTLQTLRMLEDYINRKMGIMIKSFTKFVINWLTECLKAWKNARLIVNNIET is encoded by the coding sequence ATGAACATATTCGGTGAAtcagaggaagaagataaTAATCCATTTGCAGGCACAAATCATTTATATGCTTCTGGAATTGCTGCTGTGGCCGATGGAGAGGATGATTTTATCCCTAAAGGAGCAACAATATATGATGAGATCAACAAAGACAATGATGAAGGTGAGGATATTGAAACGGGTAGCCCTGTAGACTCACCCATCAATAGTTTTACACAAAATACTATGAAGCATGATTTGAAGGAACAAGAGAAAGGAATgaactcttttgaaaacgcTGCTCCCACAACAAGTACAAAGTTTGAACCATATGTTTCGTTGACAATGTCAATGGCTATAGGTTCCAATGGCCAGAACTCTGCCGAAACACCAGATATAAATATCACAGAGGCTGGCGATTATAAGGATCCATGGGGAAAACATGCGATCGGCTATGTGATACAATTCCAGGGCAAAGAAGTTGTTAGAAGATACTCAGAATTTGATACACTTCGCCAAGCATTGATAAGACTGTTGCCAACCGTAATCATTCCACCAATACCATCTAAGCATCCTctcatcaaatattttttgaatccaTTGGCTGCGGAAAACGACTCAAAGATAATtgacaagagaaaaagaatgttGACATCATTTCTGAACAATTGCTACGCTGTAGAAGAGATAAGAAATCAGGTAGTTTTTACAAAGTTCCTGAACCCTGAGTACTCATGGCCAAATGTATTAAAATCTCCGCCAATAGCTATTTTACCGGTAAACAATTTGTTGGCACCACCGTTAAATCCTACAAAACCAAGCCCGCTACATTTACTGCTTCCAGTTACAAAGTCGTTATCGAGACTTGATCCGCTTGCACATAATGGCAGTACGTTGGAATTGGAAAAACAATTTGCGCACCTGGAAGCCCGGTTAAAGAAATTCAGGTTGCATTTAGATCCTTCGCATAAAATAATCAAACAACATAGATTGCATTTTCATAATTTGGGATCACTGTTTGCTGAGTTAGGCGCTTATTACAATGCATTCAGCTTACAGGCCAATGTAATATCTAATGAAGACACTGTCAAAGCGATCAAAATGTTGTCAAAtgccattgaaaaaataggCCATGGATTTGATGTCAACTACGTCTgttcagaaattttgatagAAAACCTTTTGAATTCCCTAGAGGAACCAATTGGGGAAATCTTACactttttggaagatgCACAAAGAGTGATAACGTTTAGGAAGCTGAAAAGATTGCAGTTTCAGATCATCGAACAAaccattcaaaaaagagaactaagaatcaagaatttaAAGGAGGcacaatttcaaatgaaaagacTACAAGAGGCATTACAAAGGAACGCTCAGGAATCTCCTACCATAGCAGAGGCTATAAAACATATagagaaaaagatgagCTTAAGTCCGACAGATGACGTACCAAAGCAACTACAGGAATCGGAGCTGCGTCCGCAAGAAGAACAACCGCGAATAGAAGAAATTAGTGGCGAGGCACCTCCTGACAGAGACcagatttcaatttcaaacagaAGAACTACTACCCGCAAGAAAAATAGACGATCGGGTGAACTGGAACCACATCTGTTAACAGAGCATGAAAGACAacaagaaattcaaaaactttttaaagagattgaaaaattgaatgaatGCTTCAAATTAATTAATAAAGACATGGAAGATGTCAACAAATCTACTTTGCAGACTTTGAGAATGTTAGAAGATTATATCAACAGGAAAATGGGCATCATGATAAAAAGTTTTACAAAATTCGTAATAAACTGGTTGACAGAGTGTTTGAAAGCCTGGAAAAATGCTAGGTTGATCGTAAACAACATCGAAACGtaa
- the RPN9 gene encoding proteasome regulatory particle lid subunit RPN9 (similar to Saccharomyces cerevisiae RPN9 (YDR427W); ancestral locus Anc_5.534), which yields MKHYSNIYRLRQSIAPFNTLMSGAHQIDTVLSTLRVEADPELESLFYEFEDLYEQKLWHQLTQRLSVFFEDPRSTPLRLRVYDNFVTRFYDKINQLSVVEFLLLSLKDNDDFDESLKFLMDLKESFKKIDEKTQRNNGLKNHDFGCLLIDIEIARIYLFKGELVKSRDSLDDLEKVLDMEDSVPLKITNAFYSTNAEYYGLKKDFNSFYYTSLLNLSTMTTPEQQGRDEQEMKELAYKLSIAALLGDKIYNFGEILNHPIMNSIVADPQYKWLFDLLNALTSGDFTKFDKLIGVQIPKVPILAENESFLRQKICLVTLVESVFTKDIRALSFEDIASATHLPKDNVEHLVMRAISLNLIKGSIDQVNELVTVTWVQPRIINSEQISRMRDKLVDWNEEVAKLGEKIDAHGKSIWV from the coding sequence ATGAAGCATTACAGTAACATATACAGATTGAGGCAATCCATTGCACCTTTTAACACCTTAATGAGCGGCGCACATCAAATTGATACTGTGTTGAGCACACTTCGTGTGGAAGCTGACCCTGAATTAGAATCTCTTTTCtatgaatttgaagatctTTACGAACAGAAATTATGGCACCAGTTGACACAGAGATTGTCggttttttttgaagatccTAGATCAACACCATTAAGGTTAAGAGTTTACGATAATTTTGTTACGAGATTCTACGACAAGATCAATCAATTGAGCGTTGTAGAGTTTTTACTCTTATCCCTAAAGGACAAcgatgattttgatgaatcCCTGAAATTCCTCATGGATTTGAAggaatctttcaaaaagatcgaCGAGAAGACTCAAAGAAACAATGGGCTAAAGAATCACGATTTTGGCTGTTTGCTTatagatattgaaattgcaaGAATATATCTATTCAAGGGCGAATTGGTCAAAAGCAGAGATTCACTCGACGACTTGGAAAAGGTGCTAGACATGGAGGATTCAGTTCCGCTTAAAATCACCAATGCATTCTATTCCACAAATGCTGAATACTACGgtttaaaaaaagatttcaattccttttACTACACAAGTCTGTTGAATTTATCTACGATGACCACACCGGAACAACAAGGTCGCGAtgaacaagaaatgaaggaaCTCGCGTATAAATTAAGTATCGCCGCTTTGCTGGGGGATAAGATTTATAATTTTGGAGAAATCTTGAACCATCCAATAATGAATAGCATTGTAGCGGATCCACAATATAAATGGCTTTTCGATTTACTTAACGCATTGACCTCTGGTGACTTTACAAAGTTTGATAAACTTATTGGTGTACAAATTCCCAAGGTGCCCATACTCGCAGAGAatgaatcatttttgagacaaaaaatatgcTTGGTGACTCTTGTAGAGAGTGTTTTTACCAAAGATATTAGAGCTCTGTCATTCGAAGATATTGCATCAGCTACTCATCTACCAAAGGATAACGTTGAACATTTGGTAATGAGAGCAATAAGTTTGAACTTAATCAAGGGTTCGATTGATCAAGTCAACGAATTGGTCACTGTCACTTGGGTTCAACCACGTATTATCAATAGTGaacaaatttcaagaatgagGGACAAGCTGGTTGATTGGAATGAAGAAGTTGCCAAGTTaggtgaaaaaattgatgcTCATGGTAAATCAATCTGGGTATAG